One window from the genome of Micromonospora aurantiaca ATCC 27029 encodes:
- a CDS encoding glycosyltransferase family 2 protein gives MAVAADTRPSRATTAGPPGARPIAPVPPGTPADPDRRQRNVRARLAYARCGATAGPLRPPRRPDAAVEFRPTASVTARLVLTLLVLVNSAAGLVFVGWLLLPQHVPGPGVVGLGGWQTVAARLAFCVVVGVELIRLAQNVVVWVFAFHARDPVPVDPPVGLRVALLTTIVPSKEPIEVAERTLRRLREIVYCGHVDVWILDEGDDPAVRAMAARLGVRHFTRKGRPEYNGPGGEFRARTKSGNHNAWRAEHEHRYDVVANVDPDHVPLPNFLERTLGYFRDPDVAFVVTPQVYGNMHQNFVAHGASVQQYLYNGLIARGGNGLDAPLLTGTGHLYRPAAWRTIGGYQDSIIEDHLTSIRVHAAVNPATGNRWKGVYTPDVVALGEGPTSWADYFNQQKRWAAGICEILLRRELRTPRDLPSRRRWQYRLLQFYYPSVAVSLLLGNAATALYLLTGVDAGRLDPQVWATLWGSTIGTWFLLWLWLRRFNIAPHEREEVGMAGMALALFAGPVYVAAAVGALLRRKLGFVVTAKGALRTVESPRTFRLHLCWALAAAGLLAASFALDHDYPLLRVWPALTLLTGLAPPLISWVESLRARRDRVAGVTREPQVVPRTVAEGGVPC, from the coding sequence GTGGCCGTCGCCGCCGATACACGCCCGTCCCGCGCCACGACGGCCGGGCCGCCGGGCGCCCGCCCGATCGCACCCGTCCCGCCCGGGACGCCGGCCGATCCGGACCGCCGGCAGCGCAACGTCCGCGCCCGCCTGGCGTACGCGCGCTGCGGCGCCACCGCCGGTCCGCTGCGCCCGCCCCGGCGCCCCGACGCGGCGGTCGAGTTCCGGCCCACCGCCTCGGTCACCGCGCGGCTGGTGCTGACGCTGCTGGTGCTCGTCAACAGCGCCGCCGGGCTGGTCTTCGTCGGCTGGCTGCTGCTGCCCCAGCACGTACCCGGCCCCGGCGTCGTCGGGCTCGGCGGCTGGCAGACAGTCGCCGCCCGGCTCGCGTTCTGCGTCGTCGTCGGCGTCGAGCTGATCCGCCTGGCGCAGAACGTGGTGGTCTGGGTCTTCGCCTTCCACGCCCGGGATCCGGTGCCGGTCGACCCGCCGGTCGGCCTGCGGGTCGCCCTGCTCACCACCATCGTGCCGAGCAAGGAGCCGATCGAGGTCGCCGAGCGGACGCTGCGCCGGCTGCGGGAGATCGTCTACTGCGGGCACGTCGACGTGTGGATCCTCGACGAGGGCGACGACCCGGCGGTCCGGGCGATGGCCGCGCGGCTGGGCGTACGCCACTTCACCCGCAAGGGCCGGCCCGAGTACAACGGGCCCGGCGGCGAGTTCCGGGCCCGCACCAAGTCCGGCAACCACAACGCCTGGCGGGCCGAGCACGAGCACCGCTACGACGTGGTCGCCAACGTCGACCCGGACCACGTGCCGCTGCCGAACTTCCTGGAACGCACGCTCGGCTACTTCCGCGACCCGGACGTCGCGTTCGTGGTGACCCCCCAGGTGTACGGCAACATGCACCAGAACTTCGTCGCCCACGGCGCCTCGGTGCAGCAGTACCTCTACAACGGGCTGATCGCCCGTGGCGGCAACGGCCTGGACGCGCCGCTGCTGACCGGCACCGGGCACCTCTACCGGCCGGCGGCCTGGCGGACCATCGGCGGCTACCAGGACTCGATCATCGAGGACCACCTCACCAGCATCCGCGTGCACGCCGCCGTCAACCCGGCCACCGGCAACCGGTGGAAGGGCGTCTACACCCCGGACGTGGTGGCGCTCGGCGAGGGACCGACCTCCTGGGCGGACTACTTCAACCAGCAGAAGCGCTGGGCGGCCGGGATCTGCGAGATCCTGCTCCGGCGCGAGCTGCGCACACCGCGCGACCTGCCGTCCCGTCGTCGCTGGCAGTACCGGCTGCTCCAGTTCTACTACCCGAGCGTGGCGGTGAGCCTGCTGCTGGGTAACGCGGCCACCGCGCTGTACCTGCTGACCGGCGTCGACGCGGGTCGCCTCGACCCGCAGGTCTGGGCGACGCTGTGGGGGTCCACCATCGGCACCTGGTTCCTGCTCTGGCTGTGGCTGCGCCGCTTCAACATCGCCCCGCACGAGCGGGAGGAGGTGGGCATGGCCGGCATGGCGCTCGCGCTGTTCGCGGGACCGGTCTACGTGGCCGCGGCGGTGGGCGCCCTGCTGCGCCGCAAACTCGGCTTCGTGGTCACCGCCAAGGGCGCGCTGCGCACCGTCGAGTCGCCGCGTACGTTCCGGCTGCACCTGTGCTGGGCGCTTGCCGCCGCCGGACTGCTCGCGGCGAGCTTCGCGCTGGACCACGACTACCCGCTGCTGCGGGTATGGCCGGCGCTGACGCTGCTGACCGGGCTCGCGCCGCCGTTGATCTCCTGGGTGGAGAGTCTGCGGGCGCGCCGGGACCGGGTAGCCGGCGTGACCCGGGAGCCCCAGGTGGTGCCCCGGACCGTGGCCGAGGGTGGTGTGCCGTGCTGA
- a CDS encoding glycoside hydrolase family 26 protein, with product MLRPTLPRMGLALAGVLLLAYAFVVAPGAWRDPATDAAVRRPAPATPQASTDVPAAVVPSPRGGPFPPAGQAFFGVMTDKGPYDFAPVDRFADAAGRSPQVMLFGADWVSAAFDRSLFDRIAERGMMPMLGWEPWDHTVDKAARRTELTDRQIDRLRATQPDYRLSRIARGDFDAYLRSWADGVRSLGYPVAIRFAHEMNGDWYPWCERANGNRPGDYVRAWRHVHDVFAEAGATNVTWVWSPNARWDKTTAGLTGLYAGDEYVDWVGVTGYYGSGAFTKTYWSFDQIFGPTIAEIRKVTGKPLVVTETGAADAAGHKARWIRDTFRALPRYPNLIGLIWFEVDKEKDWRIAGSPAAATAFAEAVAAERYDVTWSPAVRPREGP from the coding sequence GTGCTGAGGCCGACGCTGCCCCGGATGGGCCTGGCGCTGGCCGGAGTGCTGCTGCTCGCGTACGCCTTCGTGGTGGCGCCGGGCGCGTGGCGCGACCCGGCCACCGACGCCGCGGTGCGGCGGCCCGCCCCGGCGACGCCGCAGGCGAGCACCGACGTGCCGGCGGCGGTCGTGCCGAGCCCGCGCGGCGGCCCGTTCCCGCCGGCCGGGCAGGCGTTCTTCGGGGTGATGACCGACAAGGGACCGTACGACTTCGCGCCGGTCGACCGGTTCGCCGACGCGGCCGGGCGGTCGCCGCAGGTGATGCTCTTCGGCGCGGACTGGGTGTCGGCCGCGTTCGACCGGAGCCTGTTCGACCGGATCGCCGAGCGGGGCATGATGCCGATGCTCGGCTGGGAGCCGTGGGACCACACGGTCGACAAGGCGGCCCGCCGCACCGAGCTGACCGACAGGCAGATCGACCGGCTGCGCGCCACCCAGCCGGACTACCGGCTGTCCCGGATCGCGCGCGGCGACTTCGACGCGTACCTGCGCTCCTGGGCCGACGGCGTCCGGTCGCTGGGCTACCCGGTGGCGATCCGCTTCGCGCACGAGATGAACGGCGACTGGTACCCCTGGTGCGAGCGGGCCAACGGCAACCGCCCCGGCGACTACGTCCGCGCCTGGCGGCACGTGCACGACGTCTTCGCCGAGGCCGGCGCCACGAACGTCACCTGGGTGTGGAGCCCGAACGCCCGCTGGGACAAGACGACCGCCGGGCTCACCGGCCTCTACGCGGGCGACGAGTACGTCGACTGGGTCGGTGTCACCGGCTACTACGGCAGCGGCGCCTTCACCAAGACGTACTGGTCGTTCGACCAGATCTTCGGCCCGACGATCGCGGAGATCCGCAAGGTCACCGGCAAGCCGCTCGTGGTCACCGAGACCGGCGCCGCCGACGCCGCCGGGCACAAGGCCCGGTGGATCCGGGACACGTTCCGCGCCCTGCCCCGCTATCCGAACCTGATCGGGCTGATCTGGTTCGAGGTGGACAAGGAGAAGGACTGGCGCATCGCCGGCTCGCCGGCGGCGGCGACCGCGTTCGCCGAGGCGGTGGCCGCCGAGCGCTACGACGTGACCTGGTCACCGGCGGTGCGGCCACGCGAAGGCCCCTGA
- a CDS encoding RNA-guided endonuclease InsQ/TnpB family protein, protein MQLRYNYRVYPTPGQQIELARAFGCARVVFNDGLRLRQQAREAGEKYISDGELSRRLITEAKATPERAWLGEVSTVVLQQALADLNTAYRNFFNSITGKRKGRKVAPPRFRSRKDNRQAIRFTKNSRFKVLDNDRLRLPKIGDLAVRWSRTLPSDPSSVAIIRDAAGRYFASFVVQTGEDEALPPVDSEVGIDLGLTHFAVLSDGTKVAAPTFLRRAARKLKRLQHDLSRKQKGSANRKKAVVKVARAHARVADMRRDWQHKLSTAIIRENQAVYVEDLCVVGLGRTRLAKSVHDAGWASFTAMMEYKAARYGRTFGRVDRFFPSTRMCSDCGRINEKMALNVRAWDCPCGAAHDRDVNAAKNVKAAGQADFNARGAHVRPGLVPAARNEAGTHPDAACSTRSVEGISVP, encoded by the coding sequence GTGCAGCTCCGGTACAACTACCGCGTGTACCCGACGCCTGGCCAGCAGATCGAGCTGGCGCGGGCGTTCGGGTGCGCGCGGGTTGTGTTCAACGACGGGCTGCGCCTGCGTCAGCAGGCCCGGGAGGCGGGGGAGAAGTACATCTCCGACGGGGAGCTGTCCCGGCGTCTGATCACCGAGGCGAAGGCGACGCCGGAACGCGCGTGGCTGGGAGAGGTTTCCACCGTGGTGTTGCAGCAGGCACTGGCGGACCTGAACACCGCGTACCGCAACTTCTTCAACTCGATCACGGGCAAGCGCAAGGGCCGCAAGGTCGCACCTCCCCGGTTCCGCTCCCGCAAGGACAACCGGCAGGCCATCCGCTTCACGAAGAACTCCCGGTTCAAGGTCCTCGACAACGACCGGCTGCGGTTGCCGAAGATCGGCGACCTCGCAGTCCGCTGGTCCCGGACGCTGCCCTCAGACCCGTCATCGGTGGCGATCATCCGGGATGCGGCCGGACGGTACTTCGCGTCGTTCGTCGTGCAGACGGGCGAGGACGAGGCGTTACCGCCGGTCGACTCCGAGGTCGGGATCGACCTGGGCCTGACCCACTTCGCGGTGCTCTCGGACGGCACGAAGGTGGCGGCGCCGACGTTCCTGCGCCGGGCCGCGCGCAAGCTCAAGCGGTTGCAACACGACCTGTCCCGCAAGCAGAAGGGCTCGGCCAACCGCAAGAAGGCCGTCGTCAAGGTCGCACGGGCGCACGCCCGGGTGGCCGACATGCGGCGGGACTGGCAGCACAAGCTGTCCACGGCGATCATCCGCGAGAACCAAGCGGTGTACGTCGAGGACCTGTGCGTCGTCGGTCTCGGCCGGACGCGGCTCGCGAAGTCCGTGCACGACGCGGGCTGGGCCAGCTTCACCGCCATGATGGAGTACAAGGCCGCCCGGTACGGACGCACCTTCGGCCGGGTGGATCGGTTCTTCCCGTCCACCCGCATGTGCTCCGACTGTGGCCGGATCAACGAGAAGATGGCGCTCAACGTCCGAGCGTGGGACTGCCCCTGCGGGGCAGCCCACGACCGGGACGTGAACGCCGCGAAGAACGTCAAGGCCGCCGGGCAGGCGGACTTCAACGCCCGTGGAGCGCACGTAAGACCGGGGCTCGTCCCGGCGGCGCGCAACGAAGCGGGAACCCACCCGGACGCCGCGTGTTCCACGCGCAGCGTGGAGGGAATCTCCGTCCCTTAG
- a CDS encoding glycoside hydrolase family 3 N-terminal domain-containing protein — protein sequence MTEVHAVVDGPVPAQAGSDHDRPDGHDAEARVRELLARMTIEEKVAQLVGFWEKEDGEAVAPLQGEFADTGRLEDFSRHGLGHLTRAYGTRPVDAAARAAWLWKFQRDLVTGTRLGIPAIVHEECLTGLSAWKAATFPTPLAWGAAFDPDLVAEMAAAIGASMRALGIHQGLSPVLDVIRDPRWGRVDECIAEDPYLVGTIGTSYVRGLQSQGVLATLKHFAGYSGSRAGRNFGPVHAGPRELADVLLPPFEMAILDGDARSVMHSYAEIDGVPVAADPTMLTDLLRDRWGFDGTVVADYYGVAFLNLLHHVAADNADAAVQALSAGLDIELPTGDAYLTLTETVRAGKVDEALVDRAVLRVLRQKQELGLLDATFDDEPPGAIDLDSPEHRAIARRLAEESVVLVANEGVLPLPAGRRVAVVGPNADRQGALFGCYSFLNHVLAHHPGVETGFEVPTVLEAVRAEFGADRVTFAAGCEVDSADRSGFDEAVAAASAADVAVLVVGDHASLFGRGTVGEGCDRDDLELPGVQRQLVEAVLDTGTPVVLVLLTGRPYALGWALSRCAAVVQTFFPGEEGAGAIAGVLSGRVNPSGRLPVSLPGSAGAQPYSYLHPELGEGMNGTNLPATPVAPFGHGLSYSTFAYTDLTVPAEVPTDGALRVSVRVTNTGPVAGDDVVQLYGRDLVASVTRPVAQLLGYRRVRLEPGASVTVELTVPTTRLAFTGRTLTRVVEPGEVDVWVGTSARRDAQARTTLTGDTAAITAASPRWTTTDLR from the coding sequence ATGACAGAGGTCCACGCGGTGGTGGACGGGCCGGTACCGGCTCAGGCAGGTTCGGACCACGACCGGCCGGACGGGCACGACGCCGAGGCGCGCGTACGGGAACTGCTCGCTCGCATGACGATCGAGGAGAAGGTCGCGCAGCTCGTCGGGTTCTGGGAGAAGGAGGACGGTGAGGCGGTCGCGCCACTGCAGGGCGAGTTCGCCGACACCGGCCGGCTCGAGGACTTCTCCCGGCACGGGCTGGGTCACCTCACCCGCGCCTACGGCACCCGCCCGGTCGACGCCGCGGCCCGCGCGGCCTGGCTGTGGAAGTTCCAGCGGGACCTGGTGACCGGCACCCGGCTGGGCATCCCGGCGATCGTGCACGAGGAGTGCCTGACCGGCCTGTCGGCGTGGAAGGCGGCCACCTTCCCGACGCCGCTGGCCTGGGGCGCCGCGTTCGATCCCGATCTGGTCGCCGAGATGGCGGCGGCGATCGGGGCCTCGATGCGCGCGCTCGGCATCCACCAGGGACTGTCCCCGGTGCTCGACGTGATCCGGGATCCCCGCTGGGGCCGGGTCGACGAGTGCATCGCCGAGGACCCGTACCTCGTCGGCACCATCGGCACCTCGTACGTGCGAGGGCTCCAGTCGCAGGGCGTGCTCGCGACGCTGAAGCACTTCGCCGGCTACTCCGGCTCGCGGGCCGGGCGCAACTTCGGCCCGGTGCACGCCGGTCCCCGGGAACTCGCCGACGTGCTGCTGCCTCCGTTCGAGATGGCGATCCTCGACGGTGACGCGCGCAGCGTCATGCACTCGTACGCGGAGATCGACGGCGTGCCGGTCGCCGCCGACCCGACGATGCTCACCGACCTGCTGCGGGACCGGTGGGGGTTCGACGGGACCGTGGTGGCCGATTACTACGGGGTCGCCTTCCTCAACCTGCTGCACCACGTCGCGGCCGACAACGCGGACGCGGCCGTGCAGGCGCTGAGCGCGGGCCTCGACATCGAGCTGCCCACCGGCGACGCCTACCTGACCCTGACCGAGACGGTGCGGGCCGGCAAGGTCGACGAGGCGCTGGTCGACCGGGCGGTGCTGCGGGTCCTGCGCCAGAAGCAGGAACTCGGACTGCTCGACGCCACGTTCGACGACGAGCCGCCGGGCGCGATCGACCTCGACTCGCCGGAGCACCGGGCGATCGCCCGCCGGCTCGCCGAGGAGTCGGTCGTCCTGGTCGCCAACGAGGGCGTGCTCCCGCTGCCGGCGGGCCGGCGGGTGGCCGTGGTCGGCCCGAACGCCGACCGGCAGGGCGCGCTGTTCGGCTGCTACTCGTTCCTCAACCACGTGCTGGCCCACCACCCGGGCGTGGAGACCGGGTTCGAGGTGCCGACAGTGCTGGAGGCGGTGCGTGCCGAGTTCGGCGCCGACCGGGTCACCTTCGCGGCCGGCTGCGAGGTGGACTCGGCGGACCGGTCCGGGTTCGACGAGGCGGTCGCCGCCGCGTCCGCCGCCGACGTGGCAGTTCTCGTGGTCGGCGACCACGCGAGCCTGTTCGGCCGCGGCACCGTCGGCGAGGGCTGCGACCGGGACGACCTGGAGCTGCCCGGCGTGCAGCGGCAGCTCGTCGAGGCGGTGCTGGACACCGGCACCCCGGTCGTCCTCGTGCTGCTCACCGGCCGCCCGTACGCGCTCGGCTGGGCGCTGTCCCGGTGCGCGGCGGTGGTGCAGACGTTCTTCCCGGGCGAGGAGGGCGCCGGGGCGATCGCGGGTGTGCTCTCCGGGCGGGTCAACCCGTCCGGCCGGCTGCCGGTCAGCCTGCCCGGCTCGGCCGGCGCGCAGCCGTACTCGTACCTGCACCCGGAGCTGGGGGAGGGCATGAACGGGACCAACCTGCCGGCGACTCCGGTGGCGCCGTTCGGGCACGGGCTGTCCTACAGCACGTTCGCGTACACCGATCTGACCGTGCCGGCCGAGGTGCCGACCGACGGGGCGCTGCGGGTGTCGGTGCGCGTGACGAACACCGGCCCGGTCGCCGGTGACGACGTGGTGCAGCTCTACGGCCGCGACCTGGTCGCCTCGGTGACCCGGCCGGTCGCGCAGCTGCTCGGCTACCGGCGGGTGCGCCTGGAGCCGGGCGCCTCGGTGACCGTCGAGCTGACCGTCCCCACCACGCGGCTGGCGTTCACCGGCCGCACGCTCACCCGGGTGGTGGAGCCCGGGGAGGTCGACGTCTGGGTCGGCACGAGCGCCCGGCGCGACGCCCAGGCGCGGACGACGCTGACCGGCGACACCGCCGCGATCACCGCCGCCTCGCCCCGCTGGACGACGACCGACCTTCGCTGA
- a CDS encoding aminotransferase class V-fold PLP-dependent enzyme, protein MHPTRRRLTRRHLLGATAAAGVTGLATGCDPDRPAAGTAVSDDAPALDPASWDSVRAQFALDRSRAHLATFVFAPHPAPVRAAVATHRAGLDRDASGYLAANEERLDRAVLAAAAGHLGARSDHIALTDSTTMGLGLVYSAIRLRPGDEVLTTEHDFYATHESLRLRAERDGVTVRRARLYRDAATAGADEMVAGLTAALTPRTRVVALTWVHSSTGVKLPVRRLAEAVRERSPEALLCLDAVHGFGADASTPEQLGCDVLVSGCHKWLLGPRGTGLVWAAERAWARMTPVIPSFDRRGIGRWLAGGTGGQPVPPGPAHTPGGYHSFEHRWALADAFAFHRRIGPARAAGRTRELADLLKEGLAGIRGVRLVTPRDADLSAGVVCCEVPGVPADRAVDRLRSAGVIASSTPYRPSYLRFGATIANGEQDVEAALRAVRTLV, encoded by the coding sequence ATGCATCCGACCCGACGGCGCCTGACCCGGCGGCACCTGCTCGGCGCCACAGCGGCGGCGGGCGTCACCGGCCTGGCCACCGGCTGCGACCCGGACCGCCCGGCGGCCGGGACCGCGGTGTCCGACGACGCGCCCGCCCTGGATCCGGCCAGCTGGGACAGCGTCCGCGCCCAGTTCGCGCTCGACCGCTCCCGGGCGCACCTGGCCACGTTCGTCTTCGCCCCGCACCCGGCCCCGGTACGGGCCGCCGTGGCCACCCACCGCGCCGGCCTCGACCGGGACGCCTCCGGCTACCTGGCCGCGAACGAGGAACGGCTGGACCGGGCGGTGCTCGCCGCGGCGGCCGGGCACCTCGGCGCGCGCTCGGACCACATCGCGCTCACCGACTCCACGACCATGGGCCTCGGCCTGGTCTACAGCGCGATCCGCCTGCGACCGGGCGACGAGGTGCTGACCACCGAGCACGACTTCTACGCCACCCACGAATCGCTGCGGTTGCGCGCCGAACGCGACGGGGTGACAGTGCGCCGGGCCCGCCTCTACCGCGACGCGGCCACGGCCGGGGCGGACGAGATGGTCGCGGGACTGACCGCGGCGCTCACGCCGCGTACCCGGGTGGTGGCGCTGACCTGGGTGCACTCCAGCACCGGCGTGAAGCTGCCGGTACGCCGGCTGGCCGAGGCGGTCCGCGAGCGCAGCCCGGAGGCGTTGCTCTGCCTCGACGCGGTGCACGGCTTCGGCGCCGACGCGTCCACACCGGAGCAGCTCGGCTGCGACGTACTCGTCTCCGGCTGCCACAAGTGGCTGCTCGGGCCGCGCGGCACCGGCCTGGTCTGGGCCGCCGAGCGGGCGTGGGCCCGGATGACGCCGGTGATCCCCAGCTTCGACAGGCGCGGCATCGGTCGCTGGCTCGCCGGCGGCACCGGTGGGCAGCCCGTGCCACCGGGCCCGGCGCACACGCCCGGCGGCTACCACAGCTTCGAGCACCGCTGGGCGCTCGCCGACGCGTTCGCGTTCCACCGGCGCATCGGCCCGGCCCGGGCCGCCGGGCGCACCCGGGAACTCGCGGACCTCCTCAAGGAGGGGCTGGCCGGGATCCGGGGCGTCCGGCTGGTCACGCCGCGCGACGCCGACCTGTCCGCCGGGGTGGTCTGCTGCGAGGTGCCGGGCGTGCCGGCGGACCGGGCGGTGGACCGGCTGCGGTCGGCCGGCGTGATCGCCAGCAGCACGCCCTACCGGCCGTCGTACCTGCGCTTCGGCGCGACGATCGCGAACGGCGAGCAGGACGTGGAGGCGGCGCTGCGGGCGGTCCGCACGCTGGTCTGA
- a CDS encoding DUF1963 domain-containing protein → MALYEEEQRVMREWVPLAQFGVPDEEYVNARFLIRHDDLAARRFDRVLSFCEFTE, encoded by the coding sequence GTGGCTCTGTACGAGGAGGAGCAGCGGGTGATGCGCGAGTGGGTGCCACTGGCCCAGTTCGGCGTACCGGACGAGGAGTACGTCAACGCGCGGTTCCTGATCCGCCACGACGACCTCGCCGCCCGGCGGTTCGACAGGGTGCTGTCCTTCTGCGAGTTCACCGAGTGA
- a CDS encoding alpha/beta hydrolase family protein, translated as MPTTIRSRTSVRALARLAVAALLATGGALAVPVAANAASPYERGPAPTNAILEASRGPFATSSINVSSLSVTGFGGGVIYYPTSTAEGTFGAVAISPGYTASWSSLSWLGPRIASHGFVVIGIETNTRLDQPDSRGRQLLAALDYLTQRSSVRGRIDSSRLAVAGHSMGGGGSLEAAAARPSLQAAVPLAPWNLDKTWSDVRVPTLIIGGESDSVAPVASHSIPFYNSIPASSEKAYLELNGASHFFPQTVNTPTAKQTVAWLKRFVDDDTRYEQFLCPGPTGSAIEEYRNTCPSS; from the coding sequence GTGCCCACCACCATCCGTTCCCGTACCTCCGTCCGTGCCCTGGCCCGCCTCGCCGTGGCCGCACTGCTCGCCACCGGCGGCGCCCTCGCCGTCCCGGTCGCCGCGAACGCGGCCAGCCCCTACGAGCGCGGCCCGGCGCCCACGAACGCCATCCTGGAGGCCAGTCGCGGGCCGTTCGCCACCTCCTCGATCAACGTCTCCTCGTTGAGCGTCACCGGCTTCGGCGGCGGCGTCATCTACTACCCGACCAGCACCGCCGAGGGCACCTTCGGCGCGGTCGCCATCTCGCCCGGCTACACCGCCTCGTGGTCCAGCCTGAGCTGGCTGGGGCCGCGGATCGCCTCGCACGGCTTCGTGGTGATCGGCATCGAGACCAATACGCGGCTGGACCAGCCGGACAGCCGGGGCCGCCAGCTCCTGGCCGCGCTGGACTACCTGACCCAGCGCAGCTCGGTCCGGGGCCGGATCGACTCCTCCCGGCTGGCAGTGGCCGGGCACTCGATGGGTGGTGGCGGCAGCCTGGAGGCCGCGGCGGCCCGGCCGTCGTTGCAGGCCGCCGTCCCGCTCGCGCCGTGGAACCTGGACAAGACCTGGTCCGACGTACGGGTGCCGACGCTCATCATCGGCGGCGAGAGCGACAGCGTGGCACCGGTGGCGAGCCACTCGATCCCGTTCTACAACAGCATCCCGGCGTCCTCGGAGAAGGCGTACCTGGAGCTGAACGGCGCGAGCCACTTCTTCCCGCAGACCGTGAACACGCCGACGGCGAAGCAGACGGTCGCGTGGCTGAAGCGGTTCGTCGACGACGACACCCGCTACGAGCAGTTCCTCTGCCCCGGTCCGACCGGGTCGGCGATCGAGGAGTACCGCAACACCTGCCCCAGCTCCTGA
- a CDS encoding glycosyltransferase family 39 protein — protein MMDADTMVLPRLGDATVEDPWGEDRPRRVTVRAATGVLRWRIVAWLVPAVLMGALGAARITESGASAGELATRRAATSPWPGIGVTLTGDDLALGPYHLLMRGWAALFGAADLALRVPSLLAMVGAAALVGALAARIATPAAGLLAGVIFAVLPASIRYAQEAQPYALAVFAAVLATWLLVPALDRPGARRLVPYAGAVLLLGVCQPVALLLLAGHGWVVLAFRRRCALRWLAAVALGLLPVAALLASGLSDGGRLASGARPGAAVLAATPGDLFGVAALGGVLAGLALFSLPLRYAAAICTAWALVPALGLLALAQAVPVWSAVNLLFTVPAWAVLGGVALSRARAAGVVAVLVLVALLAVAAQLPG, from the coding sequence ATGATGGACGCGGACACAATGGTCCTGCCCCGGCTCGGGGACGCCACGGTCGAGGATCCGTGGGGCGAGGACCGGCCGCGCCGGGTCACCGTCCGCGCCGCGACCGGCGTGCTCCGGTGGCGGATCGTGGCGTGGCTGGTGCCGGCGGTCCTGATGGGTGCGCTCGGCGCCGCGCGGATCACGGAATCCGGGGCGAGCGCCGGAGAACTCGCGACCCGGCGCGCGGCCACGTCGCCCTGGCCGGGGATCGGCGTCACGCTGACCGGCGACGACCTCGCGCTCGGGCCGTACCACCTGCTCATGCGCGGCTGGGCGGCGCTGTTCGGCGCGGCGGACCTCGCGCTGCGCGTACCGTCCCTGCTGGCCATGGTCGGTGCCGCGGCGCTCGTCGGCGCGCTCGCCGCCCGGATCGCCACGCCCGCCGCCGGCCTGCTCGCCGGCGTGATCTTCGCGGTGCTGCCGGCCTCGATCCGGTACGCGCAGGAGGCGCAGCCGTACGCCCTGGCGGTGTTCGCCGCCGTGCTCGCCACCTGGCTGCTGGTGCCTGCGCTCGACCGGCCGGGCGCGCGCCGGCTCGTGCCCTACGCGGGCGCGGTGCTGCTGCTGGGCGTGTGCCAGCCGGTGGCGTTGCTGCTGCTCGCCGGCCACGGCTGGGTCGTGCTGGCGTTCCGTCGCCGCTGTGCTCTCCGGTGGCTGGCCGCCGTGGCCCTCGGGCTGCTCCCGGTCGCCGCGCTGCTCGCCTCCGGCCTGAGTGACGGCGGGCGCCTCGCGTCCGGCGCCCGTCCCGGTGCCGCAGTGCTCGCGGCCACGCCCGGGGACCTGTTCGGCGTCGCCGCGCTCGGCGGCGTGCTGGCCGGGCTGGCCCTGTTCAGCCTCCCGCTGCGGTACGCCGCCGCGATCTGCACCGCCTGGGCGCTGGTGCCGGCGCTCGGGCTGCTGGCGCTGGCGCAGGCAGTGCCGGTCTGGTCGGCGGTGAACCTGCTGTTCACGGTGCCGGCCTGGGCGGTGCTCGGCGGGGTGGCCCTGTCCCGGGCGCGTGCCGCCGGGGTCGTCGCCGTGCTGGTGCTCGTCGCGCTGCTCGCCGTGGCGGCCCAGCTTCCCGGCTGA